The Nasonia vitripennis strain AsymCx chromosome 5 unlocalized genomic scaffold, Nvit_psr_1.1 chr5_random0003, whole genome shotgun sequence genome has a window encoding:
- the LOC116417809 gene encoding uncharacterized protein LOC116417809 has translation MARILQGNLHRSRLAYDLLTQHVREQKVDVLLISEQYKNLDLPFWVSNGEKTAAIWVPGRGLANTVTGEVRGRMGRITFFSVYLSPNLTAADFTRKLGVLEDAIREVPGEIVIGGDFNARATEWGLPTTNPRGRAILEMAARLNLIIANEGNTTTYRRTGFGESIPDVTFVSEMTTRNIRDWHVTEEYTASDHQYILFNINEDRQTSTRRNHSRAPRWNTRRMNRETFAMLIQSTNLLSNGSPHELGERERAETIVDKTTNLITEICDATMSRVSTSHQRRPVYWWTDDIAELRKENFYSRRRAQRNDGKSNRWVRRPR, from the coding sequence ATGGCGAGGATACTCCAAGGAAACCTGCACAGAAGTAGGCTCGCATATGATCTGCTAACCCAACACGTGAGGGAGCAGAAAGTAGATGTCCTATTGATCAGCGAACAATACAAGAACCTAGACCTACCCTTTTGGGTGTCAAACGGCGAAAAAACCGCAGCCATTTGGGTGCCCGGGCGCGGGTTGGCCAATACGGTTACGGGAGAAGTAAGGGGAAGGATGGGTCGCATAACATTCTTCAGCGTATATCTGTCACCGAACCTAACTGCCGCCGACTTTACAAGGAAACTAGGGGTATTGGAGGACGCTATTAGAGAGGTCCCTGGGGAAATCGTGATCGGGGGCGACTTCAACGCGAGGGCCACAGAATGGGGCTTGCCGACGACGAACCCAAGAGGCAGAGCCATCCTTGAGATGGCAGCCAGGCTGAACTTGATAATAGCGAACGAGGGTAATACAACTACCTACCGCAGAACAGGCTTTGGGGAATCAATACCGGATGTAACCTTCGTAAGCGAAATGACGACCCGCAACATAAGGGACTGGCACGTCACGGAAGAATATACAGCTagcgaccaccagtatattcTATTCAATATCAACGAAGACCGTCAGACCAGTACAAGGAGAAATCACAGTCGAGCGCCAAGATGGAACACCCGACGCATGAACCGAGAGACATTCGCGATGTTAATTCAAAGCACAAACCTCCTATCCAACGGGAGCCCGCACGAATTAGGCGAACGCGAAAGAGCAGAGACAATAGTAGACAAAACTACTAATCTGATAACTGAGATCTGCGATGCGACCATGTCCAGGGTATCTACCAGCCACCAGAGAAGACCAGTGTACTGGTGGACGGACGATATTGCGGAGCTTAGGAAAGAAAATTTCTACTCTAGAAGAAGGGCTCAAAGAAACGATGGAAAAAGTAATCGATGGGTGCGacgtccacgttag